A portion of the Lolium rigidum isolate FL_2022 chromosome 1, APGP_CSIRO_Lrig_0.1, whole genome shotgun sequence genome contains these proteins:
- the LOC124656948 gene encoding NDR1/HIN1-like protein 10: MGKANTVSSWLCCPCRCLFCGLLSCIFSVVACVLVVVGLVAIALYLLFRPHLVHATADTADLAGFNLTPRTWILRYNLSVALSLRNPNTRIGIHYHSVAAEAYYQGQRFAHVDLPDVDQDTGETTVVPVVFTGEFPLEGGVAAAGFRKEAIEQARFSVDLKITAKMKLKVWAFRVSGPKPRIDCPLTIQRRNASSPPGAAPPEFHPTECRVWF; this comes from the coding sequence ATGGGCAAGGCGAACACGGTGTCGTCGTGGCTGTGCTGCCCGTGCCGGTGCCTCTTCTGCGGCCTCCTCAGCTGCATCTTCAGCGTCGTCGCctgcgtcctcgtcgtcgtcggcctCGTCGCCATCGCCCTCTACCTCCTCTTCCGGCCGCACCTCGTCCACGCCACCGCggacaccgccgacctcgccggcTTCAACCTCACCCCGCGCACCTGGATCCTCCGCTACAACCTCTCCGTCGCGCTCTCGCTCCGCAACCCCAACACCCGCATCGGCATCCACTACCACTCCGTCGCCGCCGAGGCTTACTACCAGGGCCAGCGCTTCGCGCACGTCGACCTCCCGGACGTCGACCAGGACACCGGCGAGACCACGGTGGTGCCCGTGGTCTTCACCGGGGAATTCCCGCTGGAGGGCGGCGTGGCCGCCGCGGGGTTCCGGAAGGAGGCCATCGAGCAGGCGCGGTTCTCCGTCGACCTCAAGATCACCGCCAagatgaagctcaaggtgtgggcgTTCAGGGTGTCCGGCCCCAAGCCCAGGATCGACTGCCCGCTTACCATCCAGAGAAGGAACGCCTCCTCGCCACCCGGCGCCGCGCCTCCCGAGTTCCACCCCACAGAATGCCGCGTCTGGTTCTGA
- the LOC124656959 gene encoding transcription repressor OFP13-like produces the protein MVKKLGLASLIFSSSIKQVDSAAPTSAAPSVASSSSMSASSWQWPSCKQPRTLSFRQHQQQQTAYKTMNSAYLPDSGADSCFSNSFASVDGSLSTASEAVSGLVEANERDTVIRALRSDRLFFEPHASLDTSSILKMANSTDKKMAAFEGATAMTMDSSTPYSDFRASMEEMVMSHGAKDWRWLEEMLRWYLRANGKSTHGLIIGAFVDLLVALSDTDLPSSPTSASTNRSSLSGTDEIKEEESCTQSS, from the exons ATGGTCAAGAAGCTTGGCCTCGCATCTCTTATCTTCAGCAGCAGCATCAAGCAGGTGGACAGTGCTGCTCCTACAAGCGCTGCACCTTCCGTGGCCTCGTCTTCTTCCATGTCTGCCTCCTCCTGGCAATGGCCGTCCTGCAAGCAGCCAAGGACCCTCTCCTTCAGGCAGCATCAGCAGCAGCAGACGGCTTACAAGACTATGAACTCCGCCTACTTGCCAGACTCTGGCGCCGACTCCTGCTTCTCCAACTCTTTCGCCTCCGTCGACGGCAGCCTCTCCACAGCGTCCGAGGCTGTCTCGGGGCTCGTGGAGGCCAACGAGCGTGATACGGTCATCCGTGCGCTGCGTTCCGACCGCCTCTTCTTTGAGCCGCACGCGTCGCTGGACACCTCCTCCATACTCAAGATGGCCAA CAGCACAGACAAGAAGATGGCGGCGTTCGAGGGAGCCACAGCTATGACCATGGACTCATCGACCCCGTACAGCGACTTCCGGGCGTCCATGGAAGAGATGGTGATGAGCCATGGCGCGAAGGACTGGCGGTGGCTGGAGGAGATGCTGCGGTGGTACCTCAGGGCCAACGGCAAGAGCACCCACGGCCTCATCATCGGCGCCTTTGTCGACCTGCTCGTCGCGCTCAGCGACACCGACTTGCCGTCCTCTCCAACCTCAGCCAGTACCAACCGCTCCTCCTTGAGCGGCACCGATGAGATCAAGGAAGAAGAAAGCTGCACACAGAGCAGTTAA